A single Eubalaena glacialis isolate mEubGla1 chromosome 18, mEubGla1.1.hap2.+ XY, whole genome shotgun sequence DNA region contains:
- the ZNF276 gene encoding zinc finger protein 276 isoform X1, whose translation MKRDRLGRFLSPGVSGQRGSSGGGSCGRGRARGRPSRNGHDVAEAAALVAARLGWGPTRACADAGEDGADEAGTARALAMGHCRLCHGKFSSRSLRSISGRAPGESSERPPPGDRVFVRDFQRLLGVAVHQDPALSQFVCKNCHAQFYQCHGLLTSFLQRVNVPPTGRRKPCANRRAHSCSQWAALLLCRVGVQPRTGAEEGACVVDLIASSPQGLRGLVGWVHGHAAGCGALPSLQRTLSSEYCGIVRAVWGCDRGHDYTMDADSSCGALLLDGALGVRRTWDKDLALGLPRHRGSSPSGAAPQSSQGRATAAGAETETLPSTDTARPPSDGDPVGPGPGPPPQPSLPQSGAPGQLGEKQVPSPTSDDRVKDEFSDLSEGDFLSEDENDKKQNTQSSDESFEPYPEKKVSGKKSESKEAKKSEEPKIRKKPGPKPGWKGKPRCEREELPTIYKCPHQGCTAVYRGADGMKKHVKEHHEEVRERPCPHPGCNKVFMIDRYLQRHVKLIHTETGGGSTVKTVPWSSPPPAQVRNYICDECGQTFKQRKHLLVHQMRHSGAKPLQCEVCGFQCRQRASLKYHMTKHKAETELDFACDQCGRRFEKAHNLNVHMSMVHPLTQTPDKAPEPPPGPVAGQAVKAEPT comes from the exons ATGAAGCGGGACCGGCTCGGGCGCTTCCTGTCGCCCGGGGTGTCCGGGCAGCGCGGGAGCTCCGGTGGCGGCAGCTGTGGCCGTGGCCGGGCCCGGGGCCGCCCTTCCCGCAACGGTCACGACGTGGCCGAGGCGGCGGCTTTGGTGGCTGCGCGGCTGGGCTGGGGCCCGACGCGGGCCTGCGCGGACGCGGGCGAGGACGGCGCCGACGAGGCAG GAACGGCCCGGGCCCTGGCCATGGGGCACTGTCGCCTCTGTCACGGGAAGTTCTCCTCCCGGAGTCTCCGCAGCATCTCTGGCAGGGCGCCTGGGGAGAGCTCAGAAAGGCCGCCCCCTGGGGACCGTGTTTTTGTCCGGGACTTCCAGCGCCTCCTGGGGGTGGCCGTCCACCAGGACCCGGCTCTGTCCCAGTTTGTCTGCAAGAACTGCCACGCCCAGTTCTACCAGTGCCACGGCCTCCTCACGTCTTTCCTGCAGAGGGTCAACGTCCCCCCCACGGGCCGCCGGAAGCCTTGCGCAAA CCGCCGGGCCCACTCCTGCTCTCAGTGGGCGGCACTGCTCCTTTGCAGGGTCGGTGTGCAGCCTCGGACAGGGGCGGAGGAGGGAGCGTGTGTGG TGGACCTGATCGCTTCGAGCCCCCAGGGCCTGCGCGGCTTGGTGGGGTGGGTGCACGGACACGCGGCCGGCTGCGGGGCCCTGCCCAGCCTCCAGAGGACCCTGTCCTCCGAGTACTGTGGCATCGTCCGGGCCGTGTGGGGCTGTGACCGAGGGCACGACTACACCATGGACGCCGACTCCAGCTGCGGGGCCCTCTTGCTGGACGGCGCCTTGGGCGTCAGGCGGACGTGGGACAAGGATTTGGCCCTGGGGCTCCCCCGGCATCGGGGGTCCAGCCCCAGCGGAGCTGCCCCTCAGAGCTCCCAGGGCAGAGCGACTGCGGCCGGGGCCGAGACCGAGACGCTGCCCAGCACGGACACAGCCCGGCCTCCTTCAGATGGCGACCCGGTGGGGCCTGGGCCGGGCCCCCCGCCTCAGCCAAGCCTCCCCCAAAGCGGGGCCCCAG GGCAGTTGGGTGAGAAGCAGGTTCCATCTCCAACCTCGGATGATCGGGTAAAAGACGAGTTCAGTGACCTTTCTGAGGG aGACTTCCTGAGTGAAGACGAAAATGACAAGAAGCAGAATACCCAGTCCTCAGACGAGTCCTTTGAGCCCTACCCGGAAAAGAA GGTCTCTGGTAAGAAGAGTGAAAGCAAAGAAGCCAAGAAGTCAGAAGAACCAAAAATTCGAAAGAAACCTGGGCCCAAGCCGGGCTGGAAGGGCAAGCCGCGCTGTGAGAG GGAGGAGCTGCCCACCATCTACAAGTGTCCTCACCAGGGCTGCACGGCCGTGTACCGTGGGGCTGACGGCATGAAG AAGCACGTCAAGGAGCACCACGAGGAGGTGCGGGAGAGGCCCTGCCCGCACCCCGGCTGCAACAAGGTGTTCATGATCGACCGCTACCTGCAGCGCCACGTCAAGCTCATCCACACAG AAACTGGGGGAGGAAGCACAGTGAAGACAGTGCCCTGGTCATCACCGCCACCAGCAC AGGTGCGGAACTATATCTGTGACGAGTGTGGGCAGACCTTCAAGCAGCGGAAGCACCTCCTGGTTCACCAGATGCGCCACTCAGGAGCCAAGCCCCTGCA GTGCGAAGTCTGCGGGTTCCAGTGCCGGCAGCGGGCATCCCTGAAGTACCACATGACCAAGCACAAGGCCGAGACGGAGCTGGACTTCGCCTGCGACCAGTGCGGCCGGCGGTTCGAAAAGGCTCACAACCTCAACGTGCACATGTCCATGGTGCACCCCCTGACGCAGACCCCGGACAAGGCCCCGGAGCCCCCGCCTGGGCCCGTGGCGGGGCAGGCCGTGAAGGCTGAGCCCACCTGA
- the ZNF276 gene encoding zinc finger protein 276 isoform X2 — translation MKRDRLGRFLSPGVSGQRGSSGGGSCGRGRARGRPSRNGHDVAEAAALVAARLGWGPTRACADAGEDGADEAGTARALAMGHCRLCHGKFSSRSLRSISGRAPGESSERPPPGDRVFVRDFQRLLGVAVHQDPALSQFVCKNCHAQFYQCHGLLTSFLQRVNVPPTGRRKPCAKVGVQPRTGAEEGACVVDLIASSPQGLRGLVGWVHGHAAGCGALPSLQRTLSSEYCGIVRAVWGCDRGHDYTMDADSSCGALLLDGALGVRRTWDKDLALGLPRHRGSSPSGAAPQSSQGRATAAGAETETLPSTDTARPPSDGDPVGPGPGPPPQPSLPQSGAPGQLGEKQVPSPTSDDRVKDEFSDLSEGDFLSEDENDKKQNTQSSDESFEPYPEKKVSGKKSESKEAKKSEEPKIRKKPGPKPGWKGKPRCEREELPTIYKCPHQGCTAVYRGADGMKKHVKEHHEEVRERPCPHPGCNKVFMIDRYLQRHVKLIHTETGGGSTVKTVPWSSPPPAQVRNYICDECGQTFKQRKHLLVHQMRHSGAKPLQCEVCGFQCRQRASLKYHMTKHKAETELDFACDQCGRRFEKAHNLNVHMSMVHPLTQTPDKAPEPPPGPVAGQAVKAEPT, via the exons ATGAAGCGGGACCGGCTCGGGCGCTTCCTGTCGCCCGGGGTGTCCGGGCAGCGCGGGAGCTCCGGTGGCGGCAGCTGTGGCCGTGGCCGGGCCCGGGGCCGCCCTTCCCGCAACGGTCACGACGTGGCCGAGGCGGCGGCTTTGGTGGCTGCGCGGCTGGGCTGGGGCCCGACGCGGGCCTGCGCGGACGCGGGCGAGGACGGCGCCGACGAGGCAG GAACGGCCCGGGCCCTGGCCATGGGGCACTGTCGCCTCTGTCACGGGAAGTTCTCCTCCCGGAGTCTCCGCAGCATCTCTGGCAGGGCGCCTGGGGAGAGCTCAGAAAGGCCGCCCCCTGGGGACCGTGTTTTTGTCCGGGACTTCCAGCGCCTCCTGGGGGTGGCCGTCCACCAGGACCCGGCTCTGTCCCAGTTTGTCTGCAAGAACTGCCACGCCCAGTTCTACCAGTGCCACGGCCTCCTCACGTCTTTCCTGCAGAGGGTCAACGTCCCCCCCACGGGCCGCCGGAAGCCTTGCGCAAA GGTCGGTGTGCAGCCTCGGACAGGGGCGGAGGAGGGAGCGTGTGTGG TGGACCTGATCGCTTCGAGCCCCCAGGGCCTGCGCGGCTTGGTGGGGTGGGTGCACGGACACGCGGCCGGCTGCGGGGCCCTGCCCAGCCTCCAGAGGACCCTGTCCTCCGAGTACTGTGGCATCGTCCGGGCCGTGTGGGGCTGTGACCGAGGGCACGACTACACCATGGACGCCGACTCCAGCTGCGGGGCCCTCTTGCTGGACGGCGCCTTGGGCGTCAGGCGGACGTGGGACAAGGATTTGGCCCTGGGGCTCCCCCGGCATCGGGGGTCCAGCCCCAGCGGAGCTGCCCCTCAGAGCTCCCAGGGCAGAGCGACTGCGGCCGGGGCCGAGACCGAGACGCTGCCCAGCACGGACACAGCCCGGCCTCCTTCAGATGGCGACCCGGTGGGGCCTGGGCCGGGCCCCCCGCCTCAGCCAAGCCTCCCCCAAAGCGGGGCCCCAG GGCAGTTGGGTGAGAAGCAGGTTCCATCTCCAACCTCGGATGATCGGGTAAAAGACGAGTTCAGTGACCTTTCTGAGGG aGACTTCCTGAGTGAAGACGAAAATGACAAGAAGCAGAATACCCAGTCCTCAGACGAGTCCTTTGAGCCCTACCCGGAAAAGAA GGTCTCTGGTAAGAAGAGTGAAAGCAAAGAAGCCAAGAAGTCAGAAGAACCAAAAATTCGAAAGAAACCTGGGCCCAAGCCGGGCTGGAAGGGCAAGCCGCGCTGTGAGAG GGAGGAGCTGCCCACCATCTACAAGTGTCCTCACCAGGGCTGCACGGCCGTGTACCGTGGGGCTGACGGCATGAAG AAGCACGTCAAGGAGCACCACGAGGAGGTGCGGGAGAGGCCCTGCCCGCACCCCGGCTGCAACAAGGTGTTCATGATCGACCGCTACCTGCAGCGCCACGTCAAGCTCATCCACACAG AAACTGGGGGAGGAAGCACAGTGAAGACAGTGCCCTGGTCATCACCGCCACCAGCAC AGGTGCGGAACTATATCTGTGACGAGTGTGGGCAGACCTTCAAGCAGCGGAAGCACCTCCTGGTTCACCAGATGCGCCACTCAGGAGCCAAGCCCCTGCA GTGCGAAGTCTGCGGGTTCCAGTGCCGGCAGCGGGCATCCCTGAAGTACCACATGACCAAGCACAAGGCCGAGACGGAGCTGGACTTCGCCTGCGACCAGTGCGGCCGGCGGTTCGAAAAGGCTCACAACCTCAACGTGCACATGTCCATGGTGCACCCCCTGACGCAGACCCCGGACAAGGCCCCGGAGCCCCCGCCTGGGCCCGTGGCGGGGCAGGCCGTGAAGGCTGAGCCCACCTGA
- the ZNF276 gene encoding zinc finger protein 276 isoform X4 codes for MKRDRLGRFLSPGVSGQRGSSGGGSCGRGRARGRPSRNGHDVAEAAALVAARLGWGPTRACADAGEDGADEAGTARALAMGHCRLCHGKFSSRSLRSISGRAPGESSERPPPGDRVFVRDFQRLLGVAVHQDPALSQFVCKNCHAQFYQCHGLLTSFLQRVNVPPTGRRKPCAKVGVQPRTGAEEGACVVDLIASSPQGLRGLVGWVHGHAAGCGALPSLQRTLSSEYCGIVRAVWGCDRGHDYTMDADSSCGALLLDGALGVRRTWDKDLALGLPRHRGSSPSGAAPQSSQGRATAAGAETETLPSTDTARPPSDGDPVGPGPGPPPQPSLPQSGAPGQLGEKQVPSPTSDDRVKDEFSDLSEGDFLSEDENDKKQNTQSSDESFEPYPEKKVSGKKSESKEAKKSEEPKIRKKPGPKPGWKGKPRCEREELPTIYKCPHQGCTAVYRGADGMKKHVKEHHEEVRERPCPHPGCNKVFMIDRYLQRHVKLIHTEVRNYICDECGQTFKQRKHLLVHQMRHSGAKPLQCEVCGFQCRQRASLKYHMTKHKAETELDFACDQCGRRFEKAHNLNVHMSMVHPLTQTPDKAPEPPPGPVAGQAVKAEPT; via the exons ATGAAGCGGGACCGGCTCGGGCGCTTCCTGTCGCCCGGGGTGTCCGGGCAGCGCGGGAGCTCCGGTGGCGGCAGCTGTGGCCGTGGCCGGGCCCGGGGCCGCCCTTCCCGCAACGGTCACGACGTGGCCGAGGCGGCGGCTTTGGTGGCTGCGCGGCTGGGCTGGGGCCCGACGCGGGCCTGCGCGGACGCGGGCGAGGACGGCGCCGACGAGGCAG GAACGGCCCGGGCCCTGGCCATGGGGCACTGTCGCCTCTGTCACGGGAAGTTCTCCTCCCGGAGTCTCCGCAGCATCTCTGGCAGGGCGCCTGGGGAGAGCTCAGAAAGGCCGCCCCCTGGGGACCGTGTTTTTGTCCGGGACTTCCAGCGCCTCCTGGGGGTGGCCGTCCACCAGGACCCGGCTCTGTCCCAGTTTGTCTGCAAGAACTGCCACGCCCAGTTCTACCAGTGCCACGGCCTCCTCACGTCTTTCCTGCAGAGGGTCAACGTCCCCCCCACGGGCCGCCGGAAGCCTTGCGCAAA GGTCGGTGTGCAGCCTCGGACAGGGGCGGAGGAGGGAGCGTGTGTGG TGGACCTGATCGCTTCGAGCCCCCAGGGCCTGCGCGGCTTGGTGGGGTGGGTGCACGGACACGCGGCCGGCTGCGGGGCCCTGCCCAGCCTCCAGAGGACCCTGTCCTCCGAGTACTGTGGCATCGTCCGGGCCGTGTGGGGCTGTGACCGAGGGCACGACTACACCATGGACGCCGACTCCAGCTGCGGGGCCCTCTTGCTGGACGGCGCCTTGGGCGTCAGGCGGACGTGGGACAAGGATTTGGCCCTGGGGCTCCCCCGGCATCGGGGGTCCAGCCCCAGCGGAGCTGCCCCTCAGAGCTCCCAGGGCAGAGCGACTGCGGCCGGGGCCGAGACCGAGACGCTGCCCAGCACGGACACAGCCCGGCCTCCTTCAGATGGCGACCCGGTGGGGCCTGGGCCGGGCCCCCCGCCTCAGCCAAGCCTCCCCCAAAGCGGGGCCCCAG GGCAGTTGGGTGAGAAGCAGGTTCCATCTCCAACCTCGGATGATCGGGTAAAAGACGAGTTCAGTGACCTTTCTGAGGG aGACTTCCTGAGTGAAGACGAAAATGACAAGAAGCAGAATACCCAGTCCTCAGACGAGTCCTTTGAGCCCTACCCGGAAAAGAA GGTCTCTGGTAAGAAGAGTGAAAGCAAAGAAGCCAAGAAGTCAGAAGAACCAAAAATTCGAAAGAAACCTGGGCCCAAGCCGGGCTGGAAGGGCAAGCCGCGCTGTGAGAG GGAGGAGCTGCCCACCATCTACAAGTGTCCTCACCAGGGCTGCACGGCCGTGTACCGTGGGGCTGACGGCATGAAG AAGCACGTCAAGGAGCACCACGAGGAGGTGCGGGAGAGGCCCTGCCCGCACCCCGGCTGCAACAAGGTGTTCATGATCGACCGCTACCTGCAGCGCCACGTCAAGCTCATCCACACAG AGGTGCGGAACTATATCTGTGACGAGTGTGGGCAGACCTTCAAGCAGCGGAAGCACCTCCTGGTTCACCAGATGCGCCACTCAGGAGCCAAGCCCCTGCA GTGCGAAGTCTGCGGGTTCCAGTGCCGGCAGCGGGCATCCCTGAAGTACCACATGACCAAGCACAAGGCCGAGACGGAGCTGGACTTCGCCTGCGACCAGTGCGGCCGGCGGTTCGAAAAGGCTCACAACCTCAACGTGCACATGTCCATGGTGCACCCCCTGACGCAGACCCCGGACAAGGCCCCGGAGCCCCCGCCTGGGCCCGTGGCGGGGCAGGCCGTGAAGGCTGAGCCCACCTGA
- the ZNF276 gene encoding zinc finger protein 276 isoform X3 — protein sequence MKRDRLGRFLSPGVSGQRGSSGGGSCGRGRARGRPSRNGHDVAEAAALVAARLGWGPTRACADAGEDGADEAGTARALAMGHCRLCHGKFSSRSLRSISGRAPGESSERPPPGDRVFVRDFQRLLGVAVHQDPALSQFVCKNCHAQFYQCHGLLTSFLQRVNVPPTGRRKPCANRRAHSCSQWAALLLCRVGVQPRTGAEEGACVVDLIASSPQGLRGLVGWVHGHAAGCGALPSLQRTLSSEYCGIVRAVWGCDRGHDYTMDADSSCGALLLDGALGVRRTWDKDLALGLPRHRGSSPSGAAPQSSQGRATAAGAETETLPSTDTARPPSDGDPVGPGPGPPPQPSLPQSGAPGQLGEKQVPSPTSDDRVKDEFSDLSEGDFLSEDENDKKQNTQSSDESFEPYPEKKVSGKKSESKEAKKSEEPKIRKKPGPKPGWKGKPRCEREELPTIYKCPHQGCTAVYRGADGMKKHVKEHHEEVRERPCPHPGCNKVFMIDRYLQRHVKLIHTEVRNYICDECGQTFKQRKHLLVHQMRHSGAKPLQCEVCGFQCRQRASLKYHMTKHKAETELDFACDQCGRRFEKAHNLNVHMSMVHPLTQTPDKAPEPPPGPVAGQAVKAEPT from the exons ATGAAGCGGGACCGGCTCGGGCGCTTCCTGTCGCCCGGGGTGTCCGGGCAGCGCGGGAGCTCCGGTGGCGGCAGCTGTGGCCGTGGCCGGGCCCGGGGCCGCCCTTCCCGCAACGGTCACGACGTGGCCGAGGCGGCGGCTTTGGTGGCTGCGCGGCTGGGCTGGGGCCCGACGCGGGCCTGCGCGGACGCGGGCGAGGACGGCGCCGACGAGGCAG GAACGGCCCGGGCCCTGGCCATGGGGCACTGTCGCCTCTGTCACGGGAAGTTCTCCTCCCGGAGTCTCCGCAGCATCTCTGGCAGGGCGCCTGGGGAGAGCTCAGAAAGGCCGCCCCCTGGGGACCGTGTTTTTGTCCGGGACTTCCAGCGCCTCCTGGGGGTGGCCGTCCACCAGGACCCGGCTCTGTCCCAGTTTGTCTGCAAGAACTGCCACGCCCAGTTCTACCAGTGCCACGGCCTCCTCACGTCTTTCCTGCAGAGGGTCAACGTCCCCCCCACGGGCCGCCGGAAGCCTTGCGCAAA CCGCCGGGCCCACTCCTGCTCTCAGTGGGCGGCACTGCTCCTTTGCAGGGTCGGTGTGCAGCCTCGGACAGGGGCGGAGGAGGGAGCGTGTGTGG TGGACCTGATCGCTTCGAGCCCCCAGGGCCTGCGCGGCTTGGTGGGGTGGGTGCACGGACACGCGGCCGGCTGCGGGGCCCTGCCCAGCCTCCAGAGGACCCTGTCCTCCGAGTACTGTGGCATCGTCCGGGCCGTGTGGGGCTGTGACCGAGGGCACGACTACACCATGGACGCCGACTCCAGCTGCGGGGCCCTCTTGCTGGACGGCGCCTTGGGCGTCAGGCGGACGTGGGACAAGGATTTGGCCCTGGGGCTCCCCCGGCATCGGGGGTCCAGCCCCAGCGGAGCTGCCCCTCAGAGCTCCCAGGGCAGAGCGACTGCGGCCGGGGCCGAGACCGAGACGCTGCCCAGCACGGACACAGCCCGGCCTCCTTCAGATGGCGACCCGGTGGGGCCTGGGCCGGGCCCCCCGCCTCAGCCAAGCCTCCCCCAAAGCGGGGCCCCAG GGCAGTTGGGTGAGAAGCAGGTTCCATCTCCAACCTCGGATGATCGGGTAAAAGACGAGTTCAGTGACCTTTCTGAGGG aGACTTCCTGAGTGAAGACGAAAATGACAAGAAGCAGAATACCCAGTCCTCAGACGAGTCCTTTGAGCCCTACCCGGAAAAGAA GGTCTCTGGTAAGAAGAGTGAAAGCAAAGAAGCCAAGAAGTCAGAAGAACCAAAAATTCGAAAGAAACCTGGGCCCAAGCCGGGCTGGAAGGGCAAGCCGCGCTGTGAGAG GGAGGAGCTGCCCACCATCTACAAGTGTCCTCACCAGGGCTGCACGGCCGTGTACCGTGGGGCTGACGGCATGAAG AAGCACGTCAAGGAGCACCACGAGGAGGTGCGGGAGAGGCCCTGCCCGCACCCCGGCTGCAACAAGGTGTTCATGATCGACCGCTACCTGCAGCGCCACGTCAAGCTCATCCACACAG AGGTGCGGAACTATATCTGTGACGAGTGTGGGCAGACCTTCAAGCAGCGGAAGCACCTCCTGGTTCACCAGATGCGCCACTCAGGAGCCAAGCCCCTGCA GTGCGAAGTCTGCGGGTTCCAGTGCCGGCAGCGGGCATCCCTGAAGTACCACATGACCAAGCACAAGGCCGAGACGGAGCTGGACTTCGCCTGCGACCAGTGCGGCCGGCGGTTCGAAAAGGCTCACAACCTCAACGTGCACATGTCCATGGTGCACCCCCTGACGCAGACCCCGGACAAGGCCCCGGAGCCCCCGCCTGGGCCCGTGGCGGGGCAGGCCGTGAAGGCTGAGCCCACCTGA